The following are encoded together in the Mangifera indica cultivar Alphonso unplaced genomic scaffold, CATAS_Mindica_2.1 Un_0101, whole genome shotgun sequence genome:
- the LOC123207759 gene encoding pleiotropic drug resistance protein 1-like, with protein MDRGDIYGAGSSLRAGGSNSFWRGGNTMDVFSRSSRGEDDEEALKWAALEKLPTFDRLRKGILRTAGGVPSEIDIHSLGFHDKQQLIERLVKIAETDNEQFLLKLKNRIDKVGIELPKIEVRFEHVNVEGQTYVGSRALPSFINFFHNIIEGFLTFAKILKNGKKHLQILQDVSGIIRPGRMTLLLGPPASGKTTLLLALAGKLDSSLQSSGRVTYNGHEMHEFVPQRTAAYIGQNDVHIGEMTVRETLAFSARCQGVGTRYEMLSELSRREKAANIKPDPDIDVYMKAAATAGEEASVVTDYILKILGLEVCADTLVGDEMFRGISGGQKKRVTTGEMLVGPANALFMDEISTGLDSSTTFQIVNCIRQTIHIMDGTALISLLQPAPETYDLFDDIILLSEGQIVYQGPREHVLEFFESTGFKCPERKGVADFLQEVTSRKDQQQYWFNKEEPYRFITVKEFSDAYQSFHVGRKLGDELGTPFDKTKSHPAALTTKTYGVNKKELLKACISREYLLMKRNSFVYYFKLGQLVVMAFVAMTLFFRTKMHRDSYTDGMIYTGACFFTAMMIMFNGMSEISMTIVKLPVFYKQRDLRFYPSWAYALPSWILKIPVAFVEAGVWVFLTYYVIGFESNVGRFAKQFLLLFIVNQMASGLFRLIAAAGRTMVIANTYGSYVLLLLFALGGFIISRKDVKDWWIWAYWCSPLMYAQNALVVNEFLGHGWKKIVPSFSMEPLGVGVMKSRGFFPYSYWYWIGVGAMVGFTLLFNFGYTLALTFLNPFGKPQAVLPEESQSNEHKNRNHTSSSSDRPQSGTASQSNHQKKRGMILPFEPHSITFDEIKYSVDMPKEMKLQGVVEDKLRLLNGLSGAFRPGVLTALMGVSGAGKTTLMDVLAGRKTGGYIEGTITISGYPKKQETFARISGYCEQNDIHSPFVTVHESLIYSAWLRLPPEVDYETRKMFIEEVMELVELNTLRQGLVGLPGIDGLSTEQRKRLTIAVELVANPSIIFMDEPTSGLDARAAAIVMRTVRNTVDTGRTVVCTIHQPSIDIFEAFDELFLLKRGGQAIYAGPLGRYSSLLIKYFEGIQGVPKIKDGYNPATWMLEVTSESQEISLGVDFAEIFKNSELYQRNKALIRDLSKPVPGSKDLYFATQYSRSFITQCMACLWKQRWSYWRNTSYTAVRFLFTFFIAVTFGTMFWDLGTKTDKRQDLFNAMGSIYAAVLFLGVQNATAVQPVVAVERTVFYREKAAGLYSPMAFAFAQVVVEIPYIFAQSVVYGILVYAMIAFDWDAGKFFWYFFLMFVSLMYFTFYGMMAVAMTPNHHIAAVVAFSFYELWNLFSGFIVPRPRIPIWWRWYFWGCPISWTIYGLVASQFGQIEDILDNGQTVKQFLDDYFGYKHDFLGAVAVVVVLFTVLFAFIFALGIKILNFQKR; from the exons ATGGATAGAGGAGATATTTACGGAGCGGGTAGTAGTTTACGTGCGGGAGGAAGTAATTCCTTCTGGAGAGGCGGCAACACCATGGACGTTTTCTCGAGGTCTTCAAGAGGAGAAGACGATGAAGAGGCCTTAAAATGGGCTGCATTAGAGAAATTGCCAACTTTTGATCGCCTGAGAAAAGGGATATTGAGAACCGCAGGAGGTGTTCCTAGTGAAATTGATATACACAGTCTTGGATTTCATGACAAGCAGCAGTTGATTGAACGGTTGGTGAAGATTGCTGAAACTGATAATGAGCAGTTCCTCTTGAAGCTCAAGAACCGCATCGATaa AGTTGGAATTGAGCTTCCGAAAATTGAGGTAAGATTTGAGCATGTGAACGTGGAGGGACAAACATATGTGGGAAGTAGAGCTTTGCCTTCATTCATTAACTTCTTTCATAACATAATTGAg GGTTTCTTGACTTTTGCAAAAATTCTcaaaaatggaaagaaacatTTGCAAATTCTTCAAGATGTCAGTGGGATCATCAGGCCAGGAAG AATGACATTGCTTTTGGGCCCTCCAGCCTCTGGAAAGACAACCCTACTGTTAGCTTTGGCTGGGAAGCTTGATTCCAGTCTACAG AGTTCTGGTAGGGTGACTTATAATGGGCACGAGATGCATGAGTTTGTACCCCAGAGAACTGCTGCTTACATTGGTCAAAATGATGTGCATATAGGAGAAATGACTGTGAGGGAAACCTTGGCCTTCTCTGCAAGATGCCAGGGGGTGGGAACCCGTTACG AGATGTTGTCCGAGTTGTCAAGAAGAGAAAAAGCAGCCAATATTAAGCCTGACCCTGATATTGATGTCTACATGAAG GCAGCAGCAACCGCTGGGGAAGAAGCCAGCGTGGTCACTGATTATATTCTGAAG ATTTTAGGACTGGAAGTCTGTGCTGATACCTTGGTAGGGGATGAAATGTTTAGAGGTATCTCGGGAGGACAAAAGAAGAGAGTTACAACTG GTGAAATGCTTGTTGGGCCGGCGAATGCACTGTTCATGGATGAGATATCTACTGGCTTGGACAGTTCAACAACTTTCCAAATTGTGAATTGTATAAGGCAAACCATTCACATCATGGATGGAACCGCTCTGATCTCTCTCCTTCAGCCAGCACCAGAGACATATGATCTCTTCGATGACATTATCCTTCTATCTGAAGGGCAAATTGTCTACCAGGGTCCTCGTGAACATGTTCTGGAGTTTTTCGAATCCACGGGGTTCAAATGTCCAGAAAGGAAAGGCGTGGCTGACTTCTTGCAAGAA GTGACATCAAGGAAAGATCAGCAGCAGTATTGGTTTAACAAAGAAGAGCCATACAGGTTCATAACAGTGAAGGAATTTTCTGATGCATATCAATCTTTCCATGTGGGTCGAAAACTTGGTGATGAGCTTGGAACACCATTTGATAAGACGAAAAGCCACCCTGCAGCTTTGACAACCAAGACATATGGTGTCAACAAGAAGGAATTGTTGAAAGCTTGCATCTCTAGAGAATATTTGTTGATGAAGAGGAACTCATTTGTTTACTACTTCAAGCTTGGCCAA CTTGTGGTAATGGCATTTGTTGCTATGACACTGTTCTTCCGAACCAAGATGCACAGAGATTCATATACAGATGGAATGATCTACACTGGTGCCTGTTTCTTCACGGCTATGATGATTATGTTCAATGGAATGTCGGAGATTTCTATGACCATAGTGAAGCTTCCTGTTTTCTACAAGCAAAGGGATCTGCGATTCTATCCTTCATGGGCGTATGCTCTTCCATCATGGATCCTCAAGATACCTGTCGCTTTTGTAGAGGCTGGTGTTTGGGTATTCTTAACCTATTATGTAATAGGATTTGAGTCTAATGTTGGAAG GTTTGCAAAGCAATTCTTATTGCTTTTCATTGTCAACCAAATGGCTTCTGGATTGTTCAGACTGATTGCAGCAGCAGGCAGAACAATGGTCATCGCTAATACATATGGTTCATATGTATTGCTGCTGCTTTTTGCATTGGGTGGCTTCATCATTTCACGAA AGGATGTTAAGGACTGGTGGATATGGGCTTATTGGTGTTCACCTTTGATGTATGCACAGAATGCTCTCGTTGTTAATGAGTTCCTTGGACATGGTTGGAAAAAG ATTGTGCCAAGTTTTTCAATGGAACCACTGGGAGTTGGAGTTATGAAGTCTCGAGGGTTCTTCCCATATTCATATTGGTACTGGATTGGAGTAGGAGCTATGGTTGGTTTTACCCTGCTGTTCAATTTTGGCTACACCTTGGCTCTCACTTTTCTCAACC CATTCGGTAAGCCCCAGGCTGTTTTGCCAGAGGAGTCTCAGAGTAATGAACATAAAAACAGAAACCATACAAGTAGTTCTAGTGACAGACCTCAATCAG GCACAGCTTCACAGTCAAACCATCAAAAGAAAAGAGGAATGATTCTTCCATTTGAACCACATTCAATCACCTTCGATGAAATTAAGTACTCAGTTGACATGCCAAAG GAAATGAAACTGCAAGGGGTTGTTGAAGACAAATTGCGGCTTCTGAATGGATTGAGTGGTGCTTTCAGGCCTGGTGTACTTACAGCTTTGATGGGTGTTAGTGGCGCTGGTAAAACCACTCTGATGGATGTATTGGCTGGAAGGAAAACTGGTGGATACATTGAGGGGACAATCACAATTTCTGGGTACCCGAAGAAGCAAGAGACATTTGCTCGTATTTCAGGATACTGTGAGCAAAATGATATCCACTCTCCTTTTGTAACAGTACATGAATCACTGATCTATTCAGCTTGGCTTCGATTACCCCCGGAAGTTGACTATGAAACTAGAAAG ATGTTCATTGAGGAAGTCATGGAGCTTGTGGAATTAAATACATTGAGACAAGGACTAGTTGGTTTGCCTGGTATAGACGGTTTGTCAACTGAGCAGCGCAAGAGGCTCACCATTGCAGTAGAGCTTGTGGCAAACCCTTCAATCATATTTATGGATGAACCAACTTCAGGTCTAGACGCACGAGCTGCTGCCATTGTTATGAGAACAGTTAGGAACACAGTGGACACAGGAAGAACGGTGGTGTGCACCATTCATCAGCCAAGCATTGACATATTCGAAGCCTTTGATGAG CTATTTCTACTGAAGCGTGGGGGACAAGCCATATATGCTGGGCCGTTGGGTCGCTACTCTAGTCTTCTTATAAAGTATTTCGAG GGAATTCAAGGAGTTCCTAAGATTAAAGATGGTTACAATCCAGCAACTTGGATGTTGGAAGTCACCAGTGAATCACAAGAAATATCTTTGGGGGTTGATTTTgctgaaattttcaaaaactcagaACTGTATCA GAGAAACAAAGCACTCATCAGGGATTTAAGCAAGCCTGTTCCAGGTTCAAAGGACTTATATTTCGCTACTCAATACTCCCGATCTTTCATAACCCAATGTATGGCATGCTTATGGAAACAACGGTGGTCATACTGGCGGAATACGTCATACACAGCCGTCAGATTTTTGTTCACCTTCTTCATAGCTGTGACATTTGGGACAATGTTCTGGGACTTGGGCACCAAAAC GGACAAACGACAAGATCTTTTCAATGCAATGGGTTCCATATATGCGGCTGTTCTTTTTCTTGGTGTCCAGAATGCCACAGCCGTGCAGCCGGTAGTGGCTGTTGAAAGGACAGTGTTTTACAGAGAAAAAGCAGCTGGACTGTATTCACCAATGGCATTTGCCTTTGCACAA GTTGTAGTTGAGATTCCTTACATATTTGCTCAATCTGTAGTCTATGGCATTCTGGTGTATGCAATGATAGCATTCGACTGGGATGCCGGCAAATTCTTCTGGTATTTTTTCCTCATGTTTGTATCTTTAATGTACTTCACCTTCTATGGCATGATGGCTGTGGCCATGACACCAAACCACCACATAGCTGCTGTGGTCGCCTTCTCCTTTTATGAGTTGTGGAACCTCTTTTCTGGATTCATCGTCCCAAGACCT AGAATTCCTATATGGTGGCGATGGTACTTTTGGGGATGCCCGATTTCCTGGACAATATACGGGTTGGTGGCATCACAATTCGGACAAATAGAGGATATTCTTGACAATGGTCAAACAGTGAAGCAATTTTTGGATGATTATTTTGGTTACAAGCATGATTTTCTGGGCGCAGTTGCAGTTGTTGTTGTTCTATTCACTGTGCTCTTTGCATTTATCTTTGCTCTGGGGATTAAGATATTAAATTTCCAGAAGAGATAG